From the Pseudoalteromonas tunicata genome, one window contains:
- a CDS encoding diguanylate cyclase produces MIEMVKLDNIGEQMERALILVVDDDPLNLVVLKQTLQKYYRVLSASNGQEALDVVSSNTIDLILLDIKMPKMDGYQVLKKLKNSPQTQSIPVIFISANDSHADEAKGLEMGAMDYITKPFSPPIVLVRVKNQLTIKQKNDLLEKLVSIDGLTEINNRRFFDENITKEWRRASRSGEEMSMLLIDIDHFKLFNDNYGHRAGDECLKMVASTLKSLCQRGSDFVARYGGEEFAAVFSPCHLDDAIKQAERLQKAVYDLSIPHKFSSTASVVTISIGVASSNLNGVNSVESLIEMADKGLYLAKDSGRNQVKSYT; encoded by the coding sequence ATGATCGAAATGGTAAAACTAGATAACATTGGGGAACAAATGGAACGTGCGTTAATTTTAGTTGTTGATGATGATCCATTAAACCTAGTGGTATTAAAACAAACACTACAAAAATATTACCGTGTTCTCTCTGCCAGTAATGGCCAAGAAGCGTTGGATGTCGTGTCCTCAAATACGATTGATTTAATTTTACTTGATATCAAAATGCCTAAAATGGATGGCTATCAGGTTTTAAAAAAATTAAAAAACTCACCGCAAACTCAGTCTATCCCTGTTATTTTTATCTCTGCAAATGACTCTCATGCTGATGAAGCTAAAGGCCTAGAAATGGGGGCGATGGATTATATAACCAAGCCATTCAGTCCACCAATTGTATTAGTGCGAGTTAAAAACCAGCTCACAATTAAACAAAAAAATGATTTACTTGAAAAGTTAGTTTCTATTGATGGGTTAACCGAAATTAATAACCGTCGTTTTTTTGATGAAAATATTACCAAAGAATGGCGCCGTGCCTCCCGTTCAGGTGAAGAGATGTCAATGTTACTCATTGATATCGACCATTTTAAATTATTTAACGATAATTATGGTCATCGTGCAGGTGATGAGTGTTTAAAAATGGTGGCATCAACATTAAAATCACTGTGCCAACGAGGAAGTGATTTTGTAGCTCGATATGGTGGAGAGGAGTTTGCTGCGGTGTTTTCACCTTGTCATTTAGATGATGCGATTAAACAAGCCGAACGGTTACAAAAAGCAGTGTATGATTTATCAATTCCTCATAAGTTTTCTAGTACAGCCTCGGTTGTCACTATTAGTATTGGGGTTGCAAGTTCGAATTTAAACGGTGTAAACAGTGTTGAGAGTTTAATTGAAATGGCTGATAAAGGACTTTATTTAGCTAAAGATTCAGGTCGAAATCAGGTTAAAAGTTATACTTAA